In a genomic window of Saccharomyces kudriavzevii IFO 1802 strain IFO1802 genome assembly, chromosome: 2:
- the SKDI02G1930 gene encoding uncharacterized protein (similar to Saccharomyces cerevisiae YBR085C-A; ancestral locus Anc_3.320): protein MSSALYKQNTNFTHSTGSFLQSAPVELTTVSGYQEFLKKQQKKNNEIQTVLSEDKSHGYVLKDGEVIANIIGEAKDYLLELAGQA, encoded by the coding sequence ATGTCATCTGCCCTATACAAACAAAACACAAATTTTACTCATTCCACGGGTTCCTTTTTGCAAAGTGCACCTGTTGAGTTGACCACAGTAAGTGGATATCAAGAGTTTCTGAAAAAgcaacagaagaaaaacaacgaAATTCAAACAGTATTAAGCGAAGATAAATCGCACGGTTATGTGCTGAAGGACGGTGAAGTCATTGCTAATATCATTGGTGAGGCTAAAGACTACCTCTTGGAGCTGGCCGGCCAAGCCTGA